A portion of the Acidobacteriaceae bacterium genome contains these proteins:
- a CDS encoding carbon-nitrogen hydrolase, whose translation MAAKTTRVALIQMSCEASTEANLAKAVARVREAAQNGATLICLPELFRAQYFCQREDHALFDITEAIPGPSTAALAEVVREYKLVVVASLFERRAPGLYHNTAAILDHASPNQDCLSSVYRKMHIPDDPLYYEKFYFTPGDLGFMAQRTSAGPIGTLVCWDQWYPEGARVTALKGAETLFFPTAIGWHPSEKEEYGERQYDAWQTIQRSHAIANGVFVCAVNRVGHEHGDVEHNGVMMKGPEGAGLEFWGGSFIADPFGRILAKASHDKEEILYADLDAKEVEITRQHWPFLRDRRIDAYGGITSRFLD comes from the coding sequence ATGGCTGCGAAAACTACCCGAGTTGCATTGATTCAGATGTCGTGTGAGGCCTCCACCGAGGCGAACCTGGCGAAGGCCGTCGCCCGCGTGCGCGAAGCCGCGCAAAATGGCGCAACCCTCATCTGCCTGCCGGAGCTCTTCCGTGCGCAGTACTTCTGCCAGCGCGAAGACCACGCGCTCTTTGACATTACCGAGGCCATTCCGGGGCCGTCCACTGCGGCGCTTGCCGAAGTGGTTCGCGAGTACAAGCTCGTTGTTGTGGCGAGCCTCTTTGAACGTCGCGCTCCGGGGCTGTATCACAACACGGCGGCGATCCTTGACCACGCAAGCCCCAACCAGGACTGCCTTTCGTCGGTGTATCGCAAGATGCATATCCCGGACGATCCGCTTTATTACGAGAAGTTTTACTTCACGCCGGGCGACCTTGGCTTCATGGCGCAGCGCACTTCGGCTGGTCCGATTGGCACGCTCGTGTGCTGGGATCAGTGGTATCCCGAGGGCGCTCGCGTTACCGCGCTGAAGGGCGCGGAGACGCTGTTTTTCCCGACGGCCATTGGCTGGCATCCCAGCGAGAAGGAAGAGTATGGCGAGCGCCAGTACGACGCGTGGCAGACGATTCAGCGTTCGCACGCGATCGCAAACGGCGTGTTCGTCTGCGCGGTGAACCGCGTGGGCCACGAGCACGGCGATGTGGAGCATAACGGCGTGATGATGAAGGGGCCCGAAGGCGCAGGCCTCGAGTTCTGGGGCGGCAGCTTCATCGCTGATCCCTTCGGCCGTATCCTCGCCAAGGCGTCGCACGACAAGGAAGAGATTCTCTACGCTGACCTTGATGCGAAGGAAGTGGAGATTACGCGTCAGCACTGGCCGTTCCTGCGCGATCGCCGCATCGACGCCTACGGCGGCATCACCAGCCGCTTCCTGGACTAA
- a CDS encoding pyruvoyl-dependent arginine decarboxylase, whose product MVPTSLFFTKGVGKHKDRLTSFEMALGDAGIAAENLVRVSSTFPPNCRLLTRKEGLKRLPPGDAVFAVVAESATREPQRLAVSSIGVAIPTDQNAFGYLSEHHAFGETEEQVGDYAEELAAEMLATTLDVDFDPDKSWDEKKEIYRISNRIVRTANVTQSAVGDKNGRWTTTIVAAILLRDDAK is encoded by the coding sequence ATGGTTCCCACGAGCCTCTTCTTTACGAAGGGTGTCGGCAAGCACAAGGACCGGCTCACCTCCTTTGAGATGGCGCTCGGCGACGCTGGCATTGCTGCAGAAAACCTTGTCCGGGTTTCGTCGACCTTTCCACCCAACTGCAGGCTGCTGACCCGGAAAGAAGGTCTGAAGCGTCTTCCTCCGGGCGATGCTGTTTTCGCCGTTGTTGCAGAGAGTGCCACGCGCGAGCCGCAACGTCTTGCGGTCAGCTCCATCGGCGTGGCGATCCCGACGGACCAGAACGCCTTCGGCTACCTCTCCGAACATCACGCCTTCGGCGAAACCGAGGAGCAGGTTGGAGATTATGCAGAAGAGCTTGCCGCAGAGATGCTTGCCACCACGCTCGACGTCGACTTTGACCCTGACAAGAGCTGGGATGAGAAGAAAGAGATCTACAGGATCTCGAACAGGATTGTGCGTACGGCGAACGTAACGCAGTCGGCGGTTGGCGACAAAAACGGTCGTTGGACTACGACGATCGTTGCAGCGATTCTGCTGCGTGACGACGCGAAGTAA
- a CDS encoding EamA family transporter — translation MLNRTQNRPLGFAACALASMFWGCGFFFGKIALHEMNVGAMVLFRWTFACIALLPILLTHKPSFTKREWGELAIAWSFGVPLQFLLQFKGLSLTSVSHASLMVGTMPVILAVGATLFLRERLQLAGWISIAFSTAGAALIVMGKSVAGRGDAPTLRGDLYVVASLAIALVWVLGNKKLMAKHSALMVTAWGALLGTAILAVLTPMLYGLPSLHVSGKAWAASAAAGFLCTAASTALWNWGLTQVPASQAGVLLNMEPLIGSLLGVLVLGEQLGTAAYLGGAMIVVAAITLTVVSSRSAAAETFLVEMQ, via the coding sequence ATGTTGAACCGCACTCAAAATCGTCCGCTGGGTTTCGCCGCCTGCGCGCTGGCCAGCATGTTCTGGGGCTGCGGCTTCTTCTTCGGCAAAATTGCCCTGCATGAGATGAACGTCGGGGCGATGGTGCTCTTCCGCTGGACCTTCGCCTGCATCGCCCTGCTGCCCATCCTCCTCACGCACAAACCCAGCTTCACGAAGCGCGAGTGGGGCGAACTTGCCATTGCGTGGAGCTTCGGCGTCCCGCTGCAATTCCTGCTGCAGTTCAAAGGCCTTTCCCTCACCTCCGTCTCCCACGCCTCGCTCATGGTCGGCACCATGCCCGTGATCCTCGCCGTCGGCGCAACTCTCTTCCTGCGCGAACGCCTGCAGCTTGCGGGCTGGATTTCCATCGCCTTTTCGACCGCGGGCGCGGCCCTCATCGTCATGGGCAAAAGCGTTGCCGGGCGCGGCGACGCCCCCACACTGCGCGGCGACCTCTACGTTGTCGCCTCGCTAGCGATCGCACTCGTCTGGGTACTCGGCAACAAGAAGCTGATGGCCAAACACTCGGCCCTGATGGTAACCGCGTGGGGCGCACTGCTCGGCACGGCGATTCTCGCCGTACTGACGCCGATGCTCTACGGCCTGCCCTCGCTGCACGTCAGCGGCAAGGCCTGGGCGGCCTCTGCTGCGGCTGGATTTCTCTGCACCGCAGCCAGCACCGCGCTCTGGAACTGGGGCCTGACGCAGGTCCCCGCCTCGCAGGCCGGCGTGCTCCTCAACATGGAACCACTCATCGGCTCCCTGCTCGGCGTCCTCGTTCTGGGCGAGCAGCTCGGCACGGCAGCCTACCTCGGCGGAGCCATGATCGTCGTCGCC
- a CDS encoding glutamine synthetase family protein, translating into MSSEFRNFLELSYEELEEMNLKAKDQRKKRVDPGKIQEERLKYLTDTPGIKAVTVLFSDLEGRLHMLDYDKKFLVNSYDNLTFDGSSIRGFTAQRESDLRLGLDWSSFYYAPADIFGAGKCLVFGEVIDKDGKPYLGDARGLLKTLADEQFKTNGYTLNAANEIEGFLFDGLDAEREFHKTGKFEYVNHGGYYHSLPGDPLREFIDISAEVQRAMGFENEKDHPEVAPSQFEINYTYGDVVAAADQIQLYKLICRQVATQMGMTASFLPKPVTGVNGSGMHTNVSITKNGENLFWDPNGEEKVSTMAWEFIDRILTHGNDICLLLNASVNSYRRLDPHFEAPNQIKASATDRGSMVRIPIGNKKSARVEVRSVGPDANPYMVLHSVFKTGLHGKTSDIKNLRQAERYLPDNIYDAIQNFRDAEWTTELLGADVKQRYADLKQASADRCPRLLGTIVKPCEVQFHHDVYNQLLWGQF; encoded by the coding sequence ATGTCGAGCGAATTTCGCAATTTTCTGGAGTTGTCGTACGAAGAACTTGAGGAGATGAACCTCAAGGCCAAAGACCAGCGCAAGAAGCGCGTGGATCCGGGCAAGATCCAGGAAGAGCGTTTGAAGTACCTGACCGATACGCCGGGCATCAAGGCGGTCACGGTCCTGTTCTCCGACCTTGAAGGTCGTCTACACATGCTCGACTATGACAAAAAGTTCCTGGTCAACAGCTATGACAACCTCACGTTTGACGGCTCTTCGATCCGCGGCTTTACCGCGCAGCGTGAGTCCGATCTCCGCCTCGGCCTTGACTGGAGCTCCTTCTATTACGCTCCCGCCGACATCTTCGGCGCAGGCAAGTGCCTGGTCTTCGGCGAAGTCATCGACAAGGACGGCAAGCCCTACCTCGGCGACGCACGCGGCCTGCTGAAGACGCTTGCTGATGAGCAGTTCAAGACCAACGGCTACACGCTGAACGCTGCCAACGAAATCGAAGGCTTCCTCTTCGACGGCCTCGACGCAGAGCGCGAGTTCCATAAGACCGGCAAGTTTGAATACGTCAACCACGGCGGCTACTACCACTCGCTGCCCGGCGACCCGCTCCGCGAGTTCATCGATATCTCGGCTGAAGTACAGCGCGCGATGGGCTTTGAAAACGAGAAGGACCACCCGGAAGTGGCTCCCTCGCAGTTCGAAATCAACTACACCTACGGCGACGTCGTCGCGGCTGCTGATCAGATCCAGCTCTACAAGCTGATCTGCCGCCAGGTTGCCACGCAGATGGGCATGACCGCCAGCTTCCTGCCGAAGCCGGTCACCGGCGTAAACGGTTCGGGCATGCACACCAACGTGTCCATCACCAAGAACGGCGAGAACCTCTTCTGGGATCCGAACGGCGAAGAGAAGGTCTCCACCATGGCATGGGAGTTCATCGACCGCATCCTCACGCATGGCAACGACATCTGCCTGCTGCTGAATGCTTCGGTCAACTCGTACCGCCGCCTCGATCCGCACTTCGAAGCACCGAACCAGATCAAGGCTTCGGCCACAGATCGCGGCTCGATGGTTCGTATCCCCATCGGCAACAAGAAGTCTGCCCGCGTGGAAGTTCGCTCGGTAGGCCCGGACGCGAACCCCTACATGGTGCTGCACTCGGTCTTCAAGACCGGCCTGCACGGCAAGACCTCGGACATCAAGAACCTGCGCCAGGCCGAGCGTTACCTGCCCGACAACATCTACGACGCGATCCAGAACTTCCGCGACGCAGAGTGGACGACCGAGCTGCTCGGCGCCGACGTGAAGCAGCGCTACGCCGACCTGAAGCAGGCTTCGGCAGACCGTTGCCCGCGCCTGCTCGGCACCATCGTCAAGCCCTGCGAAGTGCAGTTCCACCACGACGTCTACAACCAGCTTCTGTGGGGCCAGTTCTAA
- a CDS encoding Imm53 family immunity protein, with protein sequence MSEISTNLDWLERWQAQHHAVVTIETLETGGWMVVIDTGQRALDVTLANTRSDEAGWLSASVANGLFKGAGSSLDAILTTFRHWIEQRTYA encoded by the coding sequence ATGAGTGAAATCTCCACCAATCTCGACTGGCTTGAACGCTGGCAGGCGCAGCATCATGCTGTGGTCACCATCGAAACACTGGAGACCGGCGGCTGGATGGTGGTTATCGACACCGGCCAGCGCGCGCTTGACGTTACGTTGGCGAACACGCGCAGCGATGAAGCGGGTTGGCTTTCGGCAAGCGTGGCCAACGGTCTCTTCAAGGGGGCAGGCTCCAGCCTCGATGCCATACTGACGACGTTTCGCCACTGGATCGAGCAGAGAACTTATGCCTGA
- a CDS encoding HD domain-containing protein yields the protein MPEEFRPALVAYLREQANPAHKYGHQPRLYALTQQIVAAEQLVVDDDVLFAAAFLHDLGVFIGHRPESPEQLKQWDHVAYVREQAPRILADVGFPSEKLTAVIEVIEQHQPHDTPTSPEAIVLRDADILEQLGAIGVLRTAAKLGSDTRFHRFTDASRSLQRVLDTLPQQIRLEATRALAAPRIAALRSFLLALDAEAGSHLE from the coding sequence ATGCCTGAAGAGTTTCGTCCCGCACTCGTCGCGTACCTTCGCGAGCAAGCGAACCCCGCGCACAAGTACGGCCATCAGCCGCGGCTTTATGCGCTCACGCAGCAGATTGTTGCCGCAGAGCAACTCGTGGTGGATGATGACGTGCTCTTCGCGGCGGCGTTCCTACATGATCTCGGCGTCTTCATCGGGCATCGGCCCGAGTCACCCGAGCAGCTGAAGCAGTGGGACCATGTCGCGTATGTGCGCGAGCAGGCTCCGCGCATCCTTGCAGACGTCGGTTTTCCATCGGAAAAACTGACCGCAGTCATAGAAGTTATCGAGCAGCACCAGCCGCACGATACGCCTACTTCGCCCGAAGCCATCGTGCTTCGCGATGCTGACATCCTTGAGCAGCTCGGCGCGATCGGCGTTCTTCGTACAGCGGCAAAGCTTGGTTCGGACACGCGTTTTCATCGCTTTACCGATGCGAGCCGCAGCCTTCAGCGGGTGCTGGATACGTTGCCGCAGCAGATTCGGCTCGAGGCTACGCGTGCTCTTGCCGCTCCGCGTATTGCTGCATTGCGCAGCTTTCTGCTCGCGCTCGACGCCGAGGCGGGCTCGCATCTCGAGTAG
- a CDS encoding agmatine deiminase family protein, producing the protein MSSQPVTFRMPAEWAPHAATWIAWPHNAEDWPGKFQPIPWVYAEIVRLLSAVEDVHLLVNDAAAEKRARTILTRQHATLERIHFHQWPTDRIWLRDSGPIFVKNAAGERQITDWRFNAWAKYPNWKNDDKIPSRVAKLHKMSSVQPEITLANGKKQRLVLEGGSIDTNGEGILITTEECLLSDVQQRNPGVTKEQLEAAFQQYLGVEKVLWMNRGCAGDDTHGHVDDITRFVGKNTILTAIEANKSDENHEPLAENLDRLKSARNLSKRPFEIKTLPMPAPVVFEGERLPASYANFYIANGLVIVPTFNDPNDRIALNTLAECFPKHKVTGINCTDLIWGLGALHCLSQQEPA; encoded by the coding sequence ATGAGCTCTCAACCCGTCACCTTCCGTATGCCCGCAGAGTGGGCTCCGCACGCCGCTACCTGGATCGCCTGGCCCCACAATGCGGAGGACTGGCCTGGCAAGTTTCAGCCGATTCCGTGGGTCTATGCCGAGATCGTTCGCCTGCTCTCTGCGGTCGAAGATGTGCATCTGCTCGTCAACGATGCTGCCGCAGAGAAGCGCGCTCGTACGATTCTGACGCGGCAGCACGCGACGCTTGAGCGCATTCACTTTCACCAGTGGCCGACGGATCGCATTTGGCTGCGTGACTCCGGCCCGATCTTCGTGAAGAACGCTGCTGGCGAACGGCAGATCACGGACTGGCGCTTCAATGCCTGGGCGAAGTATCCGAACTGGAAGAACGATGACAAGATTCCGTCGCGCGTGGCGAAGCTGCACAAGATGAGCTCCGTGCAGCCCGAGATCACGCTGGCGAACGGCAAGAAGCAGCGTCTCGTGCTCGAAGGTGGATCGATTGATACCAATGGTGAAGGCATCCTCATCACCACGGAAGAGTGTCTGCTCTCGGACGTTCAGCAGCGCAACCCCGGCGTGACGAAGGAGCAGCTTGAGGCTGCGTTTCAGCAGTACCTCGGCGTCGAGAAGGTGTTGTGGATGAACCGCGGCTGTGCAGGCGATGACACGCATGGCCATGTCGATGACATCACACGTTTCGTCGGCAAGAACACGATCCTGACGGCAATTGAGGCGAACAAGAGCGACGAAAACCACGAGCCGCTGGCGGAGAACCTCGACCGCTTGAAGTCTGCACGCAACCTGAGCAAGCGTCCGTTCGAGATCAAGACGCTGCCCATGCCCGCGCCGGTGGTCTTTGAAGGGGAACGCCTGCCCGCGAGCTATGCGAACTTCTACATCGCGAACGGGCTTGTGATTGTGCCGACGTTCAACGATCCCAACGATCGCATCGCGCTGAACACCCTTGCAGAGTGCTTCCCGAAGCATAAGGTTACGGGGATCAACTGCACCGATCTGATCTGGGGCCTCGGTGCGCTGCATTGCCTCTCGCAGCAGGAGCCTGCTTAG
- a CDS encoding cytochrome P460 family protein has protein sequence MLKPAAAFLCLALFAVPTAVNAAEKTTNAPAYTAKKDLVVPQQYREWIFLTSGMDMSYAVGADPAHHRFDNVFVNPESYRAFLATGRWPEQTTFILEVRGADSPVSINKRGHTQSADVMGLEIHVKDKGAWRFYEADAGAAAAKVVPTTADCYSCHEQHAAVETTFVQFYPTLLPVATQKHTLSPEYLKQIEVLNP, from the coding sequence ATGCTGAAACCAGCCGCAGCTTTTCTTTGCCTCGCGCTCTTTGCCGTTCCAACTGCTGTCAATGCGGCGGAGAAGACGACGAACGCGCCTGCCTACACCGCCAAGAAGGATCTTGTTGTGCCGCAGCAGTATCGCGAGTGGATCTTCCTTACTTCCGGTATGGATATGTCGTACGCGGTGGGCGCCGATCCTGCGCATCATCGCTTTGACAATGTCTTCGTCAACCCCGAGTCATATCGTGCCTTCCTGGCGACGGGGAGATGGCCGGAGCAGACGACGTTTATCCTCGAAGTGCGTGGAGCTGACAGCCCGGTCTCGATCAACAAGCGCGGCCATACGCAGTCCGCTGATGTGATGGGGCTTGAGATCCACGTGAAGGACAAAGGCGCGTGGCGCTTTTATGAAGCGGATGCCGGGGCGGCTGCGGCAAAGGTTGTTCCCACCACGGCCGACTGCTATAGCTGCCATGAGCAGCACGCTGCCGTGGAGACGACGTTCGTGCAGTTCTATCCCACGTTGCTCCCCGTTGCGACGCAGAAGCACACACTCTCGCCCGAGTATCTGAAGCAGATCGAAGTACTCAACCCGTAG